A stretch of Falco rusticolus isolate bFalRus1 chromosome 2, bFalRus1.pri, whole genome shotgun sequence DNA encodes these proteins:
- the MRPL30 gene encoding 39S ribosomal protein L30, mitochondrial isoform X1 has product MASPAGLRHAAVWKMLGKRMEVMASTAWVRCLFTKSRIPDSVFQPRPGDHEKYGGDPEQPHKIHIVTRIKSVIGRPYWEKKIIRDLGLVQAHQPRLHKNIPSVNSKLKVVKHLIRIQPLKLPHGLPTEEEMSDTFLTVKGELVIKRRLKPVELKEIKS; this is encoded by the exons ATGGCGAGTCCCGCGGGCCTGCGGCACGCAGCCGTTTGGAAG ATGCTGGGGAAGAGGATGGAGGTGATGGCGTCCACAGCGTGGGTTCGTTGTCTCTTTACTAAGTCAAGAATTCCAGACTCG GTATTTCAGCCGCGGCCTGGAGATCATGAAAAGTATGGAGGTGACCCTGAGCAGCCCCACAAGATCCACATTGTTACTAGAATAAAAAGTGTGATTGGTCGCCCATATTGGGAAAAGAAGATAATACGTGATCTTGGACTGGTTCAA GCACATCAGCCAAGACTGCACAAAAATATCCCTTCTGTGAATTCCAAACTGAAAGTTGTTAAACATCTGATAAG AATACAGCCACTGAAACTACCTCACGGGTTGCcaacagaagaggaaatgtCAGACACCTTTCTTACAGTCAAGGGAGAGCTTGTCATTAAACGACGTCTGAAACCTGTGgagctgaaagaaattaagtcCTAA
- the MRPL30 gene encoding 39S ribosomal protein L30, mitochondrial isoform X2, producing MLGKRMEVMASTAWVRCLFTKSRIPDSVFQPRPGDHEKYGGDPEQPHKIHIVTRIKSVIGRPYWEKKIIRDLGLVQAHQPRLHKNIPSVNSKLKVVKHLIRIQPLKLPHGLPTEEEMSDTFLTVKGELVIKRRLKPVELKEIKS from the exons ATGCTGGGGAAGAGGATGGAGGTGATGGCGTCCACAGCGTGGGTTCGTTGTCTCTTTACTAAGTCAAGAATTCCAGACTCG GTATTTCAGCCGCGGCCTGGAGATCATGAAAAGTATGGAGGTGACCCTGAGCAGCCCCACAAGATCCACATTGTTACTAGAATAAAAAGTGTGATTGGTCGCCCATATTGGGAAAAGAAGATAATACGTGATCTTGGACTGGTTCAA GCACATCAGCCAAGACTGCACAAAAATATCCCTTCTGTGAATTCCAAACTGAAAGTTGTTAAACATCTGATAAG AATACAGCCACTGAAACTACCTCACGGGTTGCcaacagaagaggaaatgtCAGACACCTTTCTTACAGTCAAGGGAGAGCTTGTCATTAAACGACGTCTGAAACCTGTGgagctgaaagaaattaagtcCTAA